In Polaribacter sp. Hel_I_88, the following proteins share a genomic window:
- a CDS encoding alpha-hydroxy acid oxidase, which produces MAIKIDTRYPSIDDLRNKARKKIPKFAFEYLDGGCNEDVNLHRNTSELREVQLKPNYLRNHGGSSTKTKLFGIDYDAPFGIAPVGLQGLMWPNSPEILAKAAFEHNIPFILSTVTTTSIERAAELTEGKAWFQLYHPTEDSLRDDILKRAAAAECPVLVILCDVPSFGHRPRDIRNGLGMPPKMNITNILEAFIHPHWSLQTLKHGIPSFANLKPYMPKGLDLKQLGKFMDQTFSGRLNEEKIKPIRDMWKGKIVLKGVASHYDAEQAIRLGLDGIIVSNHGGRQLDAGESTIKPLKSIAEKYGDQIEVMMDSGIRSGVDVARSLASGAKFTFMGRSFMYGVAALGNKGGDHTISLLKTELQQVMEQICCERVEDFPNHLI; this is translated from the coding sequence ATGGCAATAAAAATAGATACACGTTACCCATCAATTGATGATTTAAGAAATAAAGCACGTAAAAAAATACCAAAATTTGCTTTCGAATATTTAGATGGTGGTTGTAATGAAGATGTAAACCTACACAGAAATACATCTGAATTAAGAGAAGTGCAATTAAAGCCTAATTACTTAAGAAATCATGGAGGCTCATCAACCAAAACAAAATTATTTGGTATTGATTATGATGCTCCTTTTGGAATTGCTCCTGTTGGTTTACAGGGTTTAATGTGGCCAAATTCTCCAGAAATTTTAGCAAAAGCTGCTTTTGAGCATAACATTCCTTTTATTTTAAGCACTGTTACCACTACAAGTATAGAAAGAGCTGCTGAATTAACGGAAGGTAAAGCCTGGTTTCAGTTGTATCATCCTACAGAAGACAGTTTAAGAGATGATATTTTAAAAAGGGCAGCAGCTGCAGAATGTCCAGTTTTGGTTATACTGTGTGATGTACCAAGTTTTGGGCATAGACCTAGAGATATTAGAAATGGTTTAGGGATGCCACCAAAAATGAATATAACTAACATTTTAGAGGCATTTATACATCCTCATTGGAGTTTACAAACACTTAAACATGGAATTCCGAGTTTTGCCAATTTAAAACCATATATGCCAAAAGGTTTGGATTTAAAACAGTTAGGTAAATTTATGGATCAAACTTTTTCTGGACGTTTAAACGAAGAAAAAATAAAACCGATTCGCGATATGTGGAAAGGTAAAATCGTTTTAAAAGGTGTAGCCTCTCATTACGATGCAGAACAAGCAATTCGTTTAGGTTTAGATGGAATTATTGTTTCAAATCATGGAGGAAGACAATTAGATGCTGGTGAATCTACCATAAAACCTTTAAAGTCAATTGCAGAAAAGTATGGTGATCAAATAGAAGTAATGATGGATAGTGGAATACGTTCTGGTGTTGATGTTGCTAGATCTTTAGCCTCTGGTGCAAAGTTTACATTTATGGGGCGTTCTTTTATGTACGGAGTTGCTGCTTTAGGAAATAAAGGAGGTGATCATACAATATCATTATTAAAGACAGAGTTGCAACAGGTTATGGAGCAAATTTGCTGCGAGAGGGTAGAGGATTTTCCAAATCACTTAATATAA
- a CDS encoding cytosine permease, with product MSQVSIEQSQIEEIAGGEFEREPVPKSKLKGWKSFIGMYAGEHAAGTEFMIGPLFLTAGVSAFDLIVGLLIGNLLAVLSWRFLTAEIAVKNRLTLYFQLEKICGKKLVTGYNLANGILFCFLAGSMITVSATAVGIPFNMPMPKLDDTLPNGMTWIIIVIAIGAVISIIAARGYDTVTKAANWMSPFIVLAFVACGIVALSQLGVDSFSKFWAIWGEGGEPFPGQTKFTFWHVVIWSWFANGAMHIGMSDLSVFRFAKEAKAGWATAAGMYVGHYMAWIAAALLYAVYLKSPEALSFLDNGNAPPVAPGPMAYNAIGVFGIIAVVLAGWTTANPTIYRAGLAFQAILPKLSTAKVTILAGAVATIAGLFPAFAMKLLGFVALYGFILAPFGAIIVFEHFFHKKAGIIKNYAEKANLSFNGSVFLAWAISFGIFYFISVQFNVFLSFVTLPAWILCGVLFLFFSKYLQKK from the coding sequence ATGAGTCAAGTAAGTATAGAACAAAGCCAAATAGAGGAAATTGCTGGTGGTGAATTTGAAAGAGAACCTGTACCAAAATCCAAACTAAAAGGTTGGAAAAGTTTTATAGGTATGTATGCAGGAGAGCATGCTGCAGGAACCGAATTTATGATTGGTCCACTTTTTTTAACAGCTGGCGTTAGTGCTTTTGATTTAATTGTAGGTTTGCTTATTGGAAATCTTTTAGCAGTTTTAAGCTGGCGATTTTTAACGGCAGAAATTGCTGTTAAAAATAGATTGACATTATATTTTCAGTTAGAAAAAATTTGTGGAAAAAAATTAGTTACTGGCTATAATTTAGCAAACGGAATTTTATTCTGCTTTTTAGCAGGCTCTATGATTACAGTTTCTGCAACAGCAGTAGGTATTCCTTTTAATATGCCAATGCCAAAGTTAGATGATACTTTACCAAATGGAATGACATGGATTATTATTGTAATTGCAATTGGTGCAGTAATTTCTATAATTGCAGCAAGAGGTTATGATACAGTTACAAAAGCAGCAAATTGGATGTCTCCTTTTATCGTTTTGGCTTTTGTAGCATGTGGCATTGTAGCTTTAAGTCAATTAGGTGTAGATAGTTTTTCTAAATTCTGGGCAATTTGGGGCGAAGGTGGTGAACCTTTTCCTGGGCAAACAAAATTTACGTTTTGGCACGTTGTTATTTGGTCTTGGTTTGCGAATGGTGCTATGCATATTGGTATGTCTGATCTATCTGTTTTTAGATTTGCTAAAGAAGCTAAAGCAGGTTGGGCAACAGCAGCAGGTATGTATGTAGGGCATTATATGGCCTGGATTGCAGCAGCACTATTATATGCAGTGTATTTAAAATCTCCAGAAGCTTTATCTTTTCTTGATAATGGAAATGCACCACCTGTTGCTCCTGGACCAATGGCTTACAATGCAATTGGTGTTTTCGGAATTATAGCCGTAGTTTTAGCAGGTTGGACAACTGCAAACCCAACTATTTATAGAGCAGGTTTAGCTTTTCAAGCAATTTTACCAAAATTATCAACTGCAAAAGTTACTATTTTAGCGGGTGCAGTTGCTACAATTGCAGGCTTATTTCCAGCATTTGCAATGAAATTATTAGGTTTTGTAGCTTTATACGGATTTATTTTAGCGCCATTTGGGGCGATTATCGTTTTTGAACATTTCTTCCATAAAAAAGCTGGAATTATTAAAAACTATGCAGAAAAAGCAAACTTATCTTTTAATGGCTCAGTGTTTTTAGCTTGGGCAATAAGTTTTGGAATCTTCTATTTTATCTCAGTGCAGTTTAATGTTTTCTTATCTTTTGTAACCTTACCTGCATGGATTTTATGTGGTGTGTTATTCTTATTTTTTAGCAAGTATCTTCAGAAGAAATAA
- a CDS encoding helix-turn-helix transcriptional regulator has protein sequence MFKNVGESTVDEITLEKGFYVLHFQNESNEILNFEREINSTFIQMHFCLRGNSKFLFNDGSYSFDVLDNRSILLYNPQRVLPINLEIQPKTTLLSILISIEKFHSLFSKESGYIPFLSNENSNKKYYDDAEIKPTVGIVLQQIINSNINSSIRELYVKGKVYELLSLHFQKDETAEGEYCPFLVDEQNVLKIRKAKEIIISRMAEPPSLQELANEIGLNIKKLKEGFKQIYGDTVYSFLFDYKMEHSRRLLETNQYNVNEVGLQVGYSTSSHFIAAFKKKFGTTPKKYVMSLQS, from the coding sequence ATGTTTAAAAATGTCGGAGAAAGTACTGTAGATGAAATAACACTTGAAAAAGGGTTTTATGTACTTCATTTTCAGAATGAAAGCAATGAAATTTTGAATTTTGAACGCGAAATTAATAGCACTTTCATACAAATGCACTTTTGTTTGCGAGGTAATTCTAAATTTTTATTTAACGATGGTTCTTATTCTTTTGATGTTTTAGACAACAGATCAATTTTATTATACAATCCTCAAAGAGTTTTACCTATAAACTTAGAAATTCAACCAAAAACAACCTTACTTTCTATTTTAATTTCTATTGAAAAATTCCATTCTTTATTTTCTAAAGAATCTGGCTATATCCCTTTTCTAAGCAACGAAAATAGCAACAAAAAATACTATGATGATGCCGAAATAAAACCTACAGTTGGCATAGTTTTGCAGCAAATTATCAACTCAAACATTAATAGTTCTATTAGAGAATTATATGTTAAAGGTAAAGTTTACGAATTATTGAGTTTACATTTTCAGAAAGATGAAACTGCAGAAGGTGAATATTGTCCTTTTTTGGTTGATGAACAAAATGTTTTAAAAATTAGAAAAGCGAAAGAAATTATTATTTCTAGAATGGCAGAACCACCAAGTTTGCAAGAATTAGCAAACGAAATTGGCTTGAACATCAAAAAATTAAAAGAAGGTTTTAAACAAATTTATGGTGATACAGTTTATAGTTTCCTGTTCGATTATAAAATGGAACATTCACGAAGATTGCTAGAAACAAATCAATATAATGTAAACGAAGTTGGTTTGCAGGTTGGGTACAGCACATCAAGTCATTTTATTGCAGCTTTTAAAAAGAAATTCGGCACAACACCAAAAAAATATGTAATGAGTTTGCAGAGTTAG
- the hemH gene encoding ferrochelatase, which produces MKGVLLVNLGSPASTSTKDVRKYLDEFLMDERVIDAPKWLRTILVRGIILNTRPKKSAKAYKKIWWDEGSPLIVLSERLLDKVQKKTELPVALAMRYGTPSIKMGLQELHDKGVTDVLIVPLYPQHAMATTDTILVLAEELRAEFFPHMKFNHIPAFYHKKDYIKVLGDSIKNHLEGKEWDKILFSYHGIPERHVRKSDITKSHCKPNDSVNFECCKTSSAAHEFCYKHQCYETTKQVVEYLDLQPHQYFVSFQSRLAGDPWLQPYTDKMLEKYPEEGVKKLAVVTPAFVSDCLETLEEIAMEGKEEFLEAGGEAFYAIPCINDNDDWVDVLVNWIEE; this is translated from the coding sequence ATGAAAGGAGTTTTATTAGTAAATTTAGGATCACCAGCAAGCACATCAACCAAAGATGTAAGAAAGTATTTGGATGAATTTTTAATGGACGAAAGAGTAATTGACGCTCCAAAATGGCTAAGAACCATCTTGGTTAGAGGAATTATTTTAAATACGAGACCAAAAAAATCAGCCAAAGCTTATAAAAAAATCTGGTGGGATGAAGGTTCGCCTTTAATTGTTTTATCTGAAAGATTGTTAGATAAAGTACAAAAGAAAACAGAATTGCCTGTTGCATTAGCAATGCGTTATGGAACACCATCTATAAAAATGGGGTTACAAGAACTGCATGACAAAGGTGTAACAGATGTTTTAATTGTGCCTTTGTATCCACAACATGCCATGGCCACAACCGATACAATTTTAGTATTGGCAGAAGAATTGAGAGCAGAGTTTTTCCCTCATATGAAATTTAACCATATTCCTGCATTTTATCATAAAAAAGATTATATAAAAGTTTTAGGAGATAGTATTAAAAATCATTTAGAAGGAAAAGAATGGGATAAAATACTGTTTTCTTATCATGGAATTCCAGAAAGACATGTTCGAAAATCTGACATTACAAAAAGCCACTGTAAACCTAATGATAGCGTAAATTTTGAGTGCTGTAAAACCAGTTCTGCTGCACACGAATTTTGCTACAAGCACCAGTGTTATGAAACTACAAAACAAGTTGTAGAATATTTAGATTTACAACCACATCAATATTTTGTTTCTTTTCAATCTAGATTGGCTGGAGATCCATGGTTGCAACCCTATACAGATAAAATGCTAGAAAAATATCCAGAAGAAGGTGTTAAAAAACTAGCCGTTGTTACACCCGCATTTGTATCTGACTGTTTAGAAACCTTAGAGGAAATTGCCATGGAAGGTAAAGAAGAATTTCTAGAAGCTGGTGGTGAAGCGTTTTACGCAATTCCTTGTATTAATGATAATGATGATTGGGTAGACGTTTTAGTTAATTGGATTGAAGAGTAA
- the hemC gene encoding hydroxymethylbilane synthase, which translates to MQKIIRIGTRESQLALWQANKVRTELTELGYESILVPIKSLGDIVLDKPLYELGVTGVFTKSLDIAMLNGDIDIAVHSLKDVPTALPEGIVQAAVLKRGNYNDVLVLKGNEEFFGQPNGIIATGSLRRKAMWLNRYPTHKVEGLRGNVNTRLQKLEDSETWDGAIFAAAGLERLGINPEGKIDLSWMISAPGQGAIMITALEKNDFVLDACEQLNHHETKVCVGVEREFLRLLEGGCTAPIGALAYVNSKTEEVNFKAVLLSKDGSKKIKVEKTAKLGNHKFLAKDCADYVINRGGKELMLEDNENQSKIASIYSTKKLSELQKETLSEAIGIEDSDFIKIRFNRIPAKVIKNEIENVIITSQNGVEAILNSFTKNELKFKNIYCVGRRTKKLIETKIGKVTKVAKNAKALAEYLSKELKNKEVTYFCSNLRMDILPAYLQTYSIAVNEVEAYKTMLSSDALSDEISGVLFYSPSGIESYLLENNTNKVAFCIGETTAKEARKHFNKVEVADMPSVESVLELVNKYFSHPNLPKGKE; encoded by the coding sequence ATGCAAAAAATAATTAGAATAGGAACTCGCGAAAGTCAATTGGCTCTTTGGCAAGCAAATAAAGTGCGCACAGAATTAACTGAATTGGGCTACGAATCTATTTTAGTACCTATAAAGTCTTTAGGAGATATTGTTTTAGATAAACCTTTGTACGAGCTTGGAGTTACAGGCGTTTTTACAAAAAGTTTAGATATTGCAATGTTAAATGGCGATATTGATATTGCTGTACATTCTTTAAAAGATGTACCTACTGCTTTGCCAGAAGGTATAGTGCAAGCAGCCGTTTTAAAACGCGGTAATTATAATGATGTTTTGGTTTTAAAAGGAAACGAAGAGTTTTTTGGACAACCAAATGGAATTATTGCTACAGGAAGTCTGCGAAGAAAAGCCATGTGGTTAAACAGGTATCCTACACACAAAGTAGAAGGTTTAAGAGGTAATGTAAACACACGTTTGCAAAAGTTAGAGGATAGTGAAACTTGGGATGGAGCCATTTTTGCTGCTGCAGGTTTAGAAAGATTAGGGATTAATCCAGAAGGTAAAATAGATCTTTCCTGGATGATTTCTGCTCCTGGTCAAGGTGCTATTATGATAACTGCTTTAGAAAAAAATGATTTTGTTTTAGATGCTTGTGAGCAATTAAACCATCATGAAACCAAAGTTTGTGTGGGTGTAGAACGTGAGTTTTTAAGATTGTTAGAAGGTGGTTGTACTGCTCCAATTGGTGCTTTAGCTTATGTAAATTCAAAAACTGAAGAAGTTAACTTTAAAGCTGTTTTGTTAAGTAAAGATGGTTCTAAGAAAATTAAAGTAGAAAAAACGGCCAAACTTGGTAATCATAAATTTTTAGCAAAAGATTGTGCAGATTATGTAATTAATAGGGGAGGAAAAGAATTAATGTTAGAGGATAATGAAAATCAATCTAAGATCGCTTCAATTTATTCTACAAAGAAACTTTCAGAACTTCAAAAAGAAACTTTATCAGAAGCAATTGGTATAGAAGATAGCGATTTTATTAAAATACGTTTTAATAGAATTCCTGCTAAAGTGATAAAAAACGAAATTGAAAACGTAATTATTACAAGTCAGAATGGTGTAGAAGCAATTTTGAATTCGTTCACGAAAAACGAGTTAAAATTTAAGAACATTTATTGTGTTGGTAGAAGAACTAAAAAGTTAATCGAAACTAAAATAGGGAAAGTAACCAAGGTTGCAAAAAACGCGAAAGCTTTAGCTGAATATCTATCAAAAGAACTAAAAAATAAAGAAGTAACGTATTTCTGTAGTAATTTACGAATGGATATTTTACCAGCGTATTTACAAACGTACAGTATTGCTGTCAATGAAGTGGAGGCTTATAAAACCATGTTAAGTTCAGATGCTTTAAGTGATGAAATTTCTGGAGTTTTGTTTTATAGTCCGTCAGGAATTGAAAGTTATTTACTAGAAAATAATACTAATAAAGTGGCTTTTTGTATTGGTGAAACTACAGCAAAAGAAGCAAGAAAACATTTTAATAAAGTTGAAGTTGCAGACATGCCAAGTGTAGAAAGTGTTTTGGAATTGGTGAACAAATATTTTTCACATCCTAACCTTCCCAAAGGGAAGGAATAG
- a CDS encoding TrmH family RNA methyltransferase has product MKQLSHENVENIQQKFPITIVCDAIRTPENIGMCFRISESFGVEKIYFHENSPSIENRKVINTARNTINQTDHGYYNNFSSLINSLKEEGNTIIGIEITDKSINIQDFNFKNHEKIVLLLGSERNGIENVNLVDYTISIPMYGRNSSMNVIHSLAITLFEVTNQIKAHPNLTKGNK; this is encoded by the coding sequence TTGAAACAGCTATCACACGAAAATGTAGAAAATATACAACAAAAGTTTCCGATTACGATTGTTTGCGATGCTATTAGGACACCCGAAAATATTGGCATGTGTTTTAGAATTTCTGAAAGTTTTGGCGTAGAGAAAATTTATTTTCATGAAAATTCACCATCCATTGAAAACAGAAAAGTAATTAATACTGCTAGAAATACCATCAATCAAACTGACCACGGATACTATAACAATTTTAGCTCTCTAATCAACAGTTTAAAAGAAGAAGGAAATACAATTATTGGTATAGAAATTACTGATAAAAGCATCAATATTCAAGATTTTAATTTTAAAAATCATGAAAAAATCGTACTACTTTTGGGTAGCGAACGAAATGGAATTGAAAATGTAAATCTAGTAGATTATACAATTTCAATACCAATGTATGGCAGAAACTCGAGCATGAACGTAATACATAGTTTAGCGATTACGTTGTTTGAAGTTACGAATCAGATAAAAGCCCATCCTAACCTTACAAAAGGGAATAAGTAA
- the hemA gene encoding glutamyl-tRNA reductase: MKELGQEHFYNIGVSYKKADAETRGKFSVSKENQIALLKEAKNKGISGVFIISTCNRTEIFGFANRPCLLIELLCDFSEGTPKEFSSFSHVYQDQQAINHLYRIGTGLDSQILGDYEIVGQLRQAFKLAKKTKTVNAYLERLVNSVLQASKKVKNQTKLSSGTTSVSYAAVQYIIKNIPNYNNKNILVFGLGKMGKHTCKNLSEYTKNKQVTLINRTLEKTTAFVKEHSSIRQAAIENLTEEVAIADVLVVSTGAEKPTITKKHLTENKELLILDLSMPENVAHDVQDYKNISLINVDELSKITDETLAVRLAEVPTAENIIATHKAEFNDWLNHRRFTPAIAALKLSLENIKNDEINFQKKKISGFDEYQAEILTSRLIQKITTQFVKHLKDDNTSVTESIDVIQKVFQS; the protein is encoded by the coding sequence ATGAAAGAACTAGGGCAAGAGCACTTTTACAATATTGGCGTCAGTTATAAAAAAGCAGATGCAGAAACGCGTGGTAAATTTTCTGTTTCTAAAGAAAACCAAATTGCACTTTTAAAAGAAGCAAAAAATAAAGGGATTTCTGGAGTTTTTATAATTTCTACCTGCAACAGAACAGAAATTTTTGGTTTTGCAAACAGACCTTGTTTGTTAATAGAATTATTATGCGATTTTTCTGAAGGAACTCCAAAAGAATTCTCTTCATTTTCTCATGTATACCAAGACCAACAGGCTATTAATCATTTATATAGAATTGGTACAGGTTTGGATAGCCAAATTTTAGGAGATTATGAAATTGTTGGGCAATTAAGGCAAGCTTTTAAATTAGCTAAAAAAACAAAAACGGTAAATGCTTATTTAGAAAGATTGGTAAACAGTGTTTTACAAGCGAGTAAAAAAGTTAAAAATCAAACGAAGTTAAGTTCAGGAACTACTTCAGTTTCTTATGCAGCAGTTCAGTACATTATCAAAAATATTCCAAATTATAATAACAAGAATATTCTTGTATTTGGTTTGGGGAAAATGGGGAAACATACTTGCAAAAACTTATCAGAATATACAAAAAACAAGCAAGTTACTCTAATAAATAGAACGTTAGAGAAAACAACAGCGTTTGTGAAAGAACACAGTTCAATTCGACAAGCTGCTATAGAAAATTTAACTGAAGAAGTAGCAATTGCAGATGTTTTAGTAGTTTCTACAGGTGCAGAAAAGCCTACAATCACTAAAAAACATCTTACAGAAAATAAAGAACTTTTAATTTTAGATTTATCGATGCCAGAAAATGTTGCACACGATGTTCAAGATTATAAAAATATTTCTTTAATTAATGTAGATGAACTTTCTAAAATAACTGATGAAACCCTAGCAGTTCGTTTGGCAGAAGTGCCAACAGCAGAAAATATAATTGCTACGCATAAAGCAGAATTCAACGATTGGTTAAATCATAGAAGGTTTACACCAGCAATTGCTGCACTTAAATTATCACTAGAAAATATTAAAAACGACGAAATTAACTTTCAGAAGAAAAAAATTTCTGGTTTTGATGAATATCAAGCAGAAATACTAACTTCACGTTTAATTCAAAAAATAACTACTCAATTTGTAAAGCATTTAAAAGATGATAACACATCTGTAACTGAAAGTATAGATGTTATACAAAAAGTGTTTCAATCTTAA
- a CDS encoding CopD family protein produces MDFLYVKALHIIFVVTWFAGLFYIPRLFIYQTEAEDKLEPAKSILQTQYKLMSKRLWYIITWPSAILASIFGIWMLIQNPFYLSQPWMLVKIAFVFALYFYHGFCQNIYSKLQRDIIKYSAFKLRIFNEISTIILFAVVFLVTVKSAINWIWGVVGIILFGILMMLGIKLYKRIREKNSWEKTEKEVLKNTESTKEN; encoded by the coding sequence ATGGATTTTTTATACGTAAAAGCGTTACATATTATTTTTGTAGTTACTTGGTTTGCTGGTTTGTTTTACATACCTAGGTTGTTTATTTATCAAACTGAAGCAGAAGATAAGTTAGAACCTGCAAAATCCATTTTACAAACGCAATATAAGTTGATGAGCAAACGCCTTTGGTATATTATTACCTGGCCATCAGCAATACTAGCAAGTATTTTTGGTATTTGGATGTTGATTCAAAATCCATTTTATTTATCTCAACCTTGGATGCTGGTAAAAATAGCCTTTGTATTTGCACTTTATTTTTACCACGGATTTTGCCAGAATATTTATAGCAAACTTCAGAGAGATATTATAAAATACTCAGCATTTAAGTTACGAATTTTCAATGAGATTTCGACAATAATACTTTTTGCAGTAGTTTTTTTAGTTACTGTAAAAAGCGCCATAAATTGGATTTGGGGAGTTGTGGGTATTATCCTTTTTGGTATTTTAATGATGCTAGGTATCAAACTTTATAAAAGAATAAGAGAAAAAAATTCTTGGGAAAAAACCGAAAAAGAGGTTTTAAAAAATACAGAATCTACTAAAGAAAATTAA